A stretch of the Streptomyces ortus genome encodes the following:
- a CDS encoding AfsR/SARP family transcriptional regulator — translation MGGDVDLRLLGSLELWAGGRHIELGQPRQRMVLAALAANAGRMLTVDALVDRVWDDTPPDAARSTLYSHVSRVRRVLDEAARGEDGTADHPPLQLARVSGGYLLRAADDSIDLLRFRALVARARGLRPEDAECGRLLRDALDLWRGSPLADLPGAWAERTRTAWLNERLEAALQWARAEAAAGHASQAIGRLRALSDEFPLAEPLAALLVRSLAQAGRTAEALDHYAEVRRRLVDKLGSVPGAELRTAYKEVLRDRPASATGTEPGPAQGGPRPAPSRPAQLPLDVRAFTGRERQLDELSEHLLSAVEGPDATNTVVVSAVSGTAGVGKTALAVHWSHRVREQFPDGQLYADLRGYDTDEPVPAADVLTGFLVALGVPGPEIPLRVDDRSARYRTELSGRRMLVVLDNASSSEQVRPLLPGATRCRTVVTSRDVLSSLVSLHGAHRLVLDVLPPADAVRLLSRLIGPRAEAEPQAAAVLAEQCGRLPLALRIAAELALSRPASPLSSLTAELDDRRSRLELLDSDTDPRAAVRAVFSWSYDRLPAEAAAAFRLLGLHPGPDVDVYAAAALCGRSVAGTRRTLDLLARSHLIQPTRAGRYGMHDLLRVYAAWQAERSDGPADREAALDRLLTHYLAASCAAMDVLFPAERHLRPRIPAPPTEPPPFPDATHAKEWLAAEHAVLTAVTAAEAGRGRAEHAVGLSTTLQRHFDSRGLFTDALVIHGHALRAALAAGDRRGEAEVRTCLGTTHRRLAQYDEAVRHHTESLALCRRIGLPVAEARNLTNLGVLHELRGQYREAAERHGEAVVLFRKVGDAGGEADTLNNLGIVHELLDDYETSAEQHRQALALFRSLGHAFGEASALGNLGIVLSRLDQHATAVEHFEEALALFRRLGHRGGEAHALSNLGDAHNRLGHHGEAATRQREALALFQRTGERYGEAGSLNGLGEALHGSGLSDEAATAHRAALTLAMEIEEKEEQARAHIGLARIHQDGADLPAARGHWQDALALYSAIGSPRAAGVSESLAALETQRQEDTHSPDSA, via the coding sequence GTGGGTGGGGACGTGGATCTTCGATTACTGGGCTCGTTGGAACTGTGGGCGGGCGGTCGTCACATCGAGCTGGGGCAGCCCAGGCAGCGCATGGTCCTTGCGGCGCTCGCGGCCAACGCGGGCCGGATGCTGACCGTGGACGCCCTGGTGGACCGGGTATGGGACGACACCCCTCCCGACGCGGCCCGTTCGACGCTGTACTCCCATGTGAGCCGGGTCCGGCGGGTGCTGGACGAGGCGGCGCGCGGCGAGGACGGGACGGCCGACCATCCGCCGCTCCAACTGGCCCGGGTGTCCGGCGGCTACCTACTGCGGGCGGCGGACGACAGCATCGACCTGCTGCGTTTCCGGGCGCTGGTGGCACGGGCCCGTGGCCTGCGTCCCGAAGACGCCGAGTGCGGCCGGCTCCTGCGGGACGCCCTGGACCTGTGGCGGGGCTCGCCACTGGCCGACCTGCCGGGCGCCTGGGCCGAGCGGACCAGGACGGCCTGGCTCAACGAACGGCTCGAAGCCGCCCTGCAGTGGGCCCGGGCCGAGGCGGCGGCAGGACACGCCTCGCAGGCGATCGGCCGACTACGGGCCCTGTCCGACGAGTTCCCGCTGGCAGAACCCCTCGCCGCCCTGCTCGTCAGGTCACTGGCCCAGGCCGGCCGGACCGCCGAGGCACTGGACCACTACGCCGAGGTCCGCCGCCGGCTGGTCGACAAGCTGGGTTCGGTGCCCGGGGCGGAGCTGCGCACCGCCTACAAGGAGGTCCTGCGCGACCGCCCCGCGTCCGCCACCGGAACGGAGCCGGGACCCGCTCAGGGCGGCCCGCGGCCCGCACCCTCCCGGCCCGCGCAACTACCCCTGGACGTAAGGGCGTTCACGGGACGTGAGCGACAACTGGACGAACTGTCCGAGCACTTGCTCTCCGCCGTGGAGGGGCCCGATGCCACCAACACGGTCGTGGTGTCCGCCGTGTCCGGCACCGCCGGGGTCGGCAAGACCGCTCTCGCCGTCCACTGGTCCCACCGGGTGCGCGAGCAGTTCCCGGACGGCCAGCTCTACGCGGACCTGCGCGGCTACGACACGGACGAACCGGTGCCCGCCGCCGACGTCCTCACCGGATTCCTCGTGGCCCTCGGAGTCCCGGGCCCCGAGATCCCGCTGCGGGTGGACGACCGCTCCGCCCGCTACCGCACCGAGCTGAGCGGGCGCCGCATGCTCGTGGTGCTCGACAACGCCTCGTCCAGCGAGCAGGTACGCCCCCTCCTGCCCGGTGCGACCCGGTGCAGAACCGTGGTGACGAGCAGGGACGTACTCAGCTCCCTGGTGTCCCTGCACGGCGCCCACCGGCTCGTACTCGACGTGCTCCCCCCGGCGGACGCCGTACGCCTGTTGAGCAGGCTCATCGGCCCCCGGGCCGAAGCCGAACCGCAGGCCGCGGCCGTCCTCGCGGAGCAGTGCGGACGGCTGCCCCTGGCCCTGCGCATCGCCGCGGAGCTGGCGCTCTCCCGTCCCGCCTCGCCCCTGAGCTCCCTCACCGCCGAACTGGACGACCGGCGGAGCCGGTTGGAGCTGCTGGACTCGGACACCGATCCCCGGGCGGCCGTACGAGCGGTCTTCTCCTGGTCCTACGACCGGCTGCCCGCCGAGGCCGCCGCCGCGTTCCGGCTGCTCGGGCTGCACCCGGGTCCCGATGTGGACGTGTACGCGGCGGCGGCGCTGTGCGGACGCTCCGTGGCCGGCACCCGGCGGACCCTGGACCTGCTGGCCCGCAGCCATCTGATCCAGCCCACCCGCGCCGGCCGCTACGGCATGCACGACCTGCTGCGGGTGTACGCGGCCTGGCAGGCCGAACGGAGCGACGGGCCGGCCGACCGCGAGGCGGCGCTCGACCGCCTCCTGACCCACTATCTCGCGGCGTCCTGCGCGGCCATGGACGTGCTGTTCCCGGCCGAGCGGCATCTGCGGCCCCGGATCCCGGCGCCACCGACCGAACCGCCGCCGTTTCCCGACGCCACCCATGCCAAGGAGTGGCTGGCGGCCGAGCACGCCGTGCTCACCGCCGTCACCGCGGCCGAGGCCGGGCGCGGCAGGGCCGAGCACGCCGTCGGCCTGTCCACCACCCTGCAACGCCACTTCGACAGCCGCGGGCTCTTCACCGACGCGCTCGTCATCCACGGCCACGCCCTGCGTGCCGCACTCGCGGCGGGCGACCGGCGGGGGGAGGCCGAGGTGCGCACCTGTCTCGGCACCACCCACAGACGGCTGGCGCAGTACGACGAAGCGGTCCGCCACCACACGGAGTCGCTCGCCCTGTGCCGGCGGATCGGGCTGCCGGTGGCCGAGGCCCGCAATCTCACCAACCTCGGCGTCCTGCACGAACTGCGCGGACAGTACCGCGAGGCCGCCGAGCGGCACGGGGAGGCCGTCGTCCTCTTCCGGAAGGTCGGGGACGCCGGCGGCGAGGCCGACACGCTCAACAACCTCGGTATCGTCCATGAGTTGCTCGACGACTACGAGACCTCCGCGGAGCAGCACCGGCAGGCGCTCGCCCTCTTCCGTTCCCTCGGACATGCCTTCGGTGAGGCCAGCGCGCTGGGCAATCTCGGCATCGTGCTGTCGCGGCTCGACCAGCACGCGACGGCGGTCGAGCACTTCGAGGAGGCCCTGGCCCTGTTCCGGCGGCTCGGCCACCGCGGGGGCGAGGCGCACGCCCTCAGCAATCTCGGTGACGCGCACAACCGCCTCGGCCACCACGGGGAGGCGGCCACCCGTCAGAGGGAGGCTCTCGCCCTGTTCCAGCGGACCGGGGAGCGGTACGGCGAAGCGGGCAGTCTCAACGGTCTCGGTGAGGCCCTGCACGGCTCGGGCCTGTCCGACGAGGCCGCGACCGCCCACCGCGCCGCGCTCACGCTGGCCATGGAGATCGAGGAGAAGGAGGAGCAGGCCCGCGCCCACATCGGCCTGGCCCGCATCCACCAGGACGGCGCCGACCTGCCGGCCGCCCGAGGACACTGGCAGGACGCGCTCGCGCTGTACAGCGCCATCGGTTCGCCGCGCGCCGCGGGTGTGAGCGAGTCCCTGGCCGCCCTGGAGACACAGCGACAGGAGGACACGCACAGCCCCGACTCCGCCTGA
- a CDS encoding TauD/TfdA dioxygenase family protein has product MTVTVPRTAVPTLREASVPPGGIHEGARELRRLPEGWPARPYGRFELVPQGSTIGAEIRGLDLARPLDPALREELDRALLEWKVLFFRAQHLTSEQQSGFARNWGELETNPLLARGASADVVRFDKGAGATPTFENVWHADVTFRERPALGAVLQLREVPPFGGDTMWADMAAAYDNLAQEVKDRIDGATAVHDFIPGFARFYAPERLAPFQDAFPPVEHPVVRTHPETGRKLLFVNTSFTTRITGLPREESDELLRHLVQQAHVPEYQVRFRWQAGDIAFWDNRATQHYAVNDYGAHRRVAERVAIAGDRPY; this is encoded by the coding sequence ATGACGGTGACCGTTCCCCGGACCGCCGTTCCGACGCTGCGTGAGGCAAGCGTGCCGCCGGGCGGGATCCACGAAGGGGCCCGTGAACTGCGACGGCTGCCCGAGGGATGGCCGGCGCGTCCCTACGGCCGGTTCGAGCTCGTCCCGCAGGGCAGCACGATCGGGGCCGAGATCAGAGGCCTCGACCTCGCCCGCCCCCTGGACCCCGCCCTGCGCGAGGAGCTCGACCGGGCCCTGCTGGAGTGGAAGGTGCTCTTCTTCCGTGCCCAGCACCTCACGTCCGAGCAGCAGAGCGGCTTCGCCCGCAACTGGGGTGAGCTGGAGACCAATCCCCTGCTCGCCCGGGGCGCCAGCGCCGACGTGGTGCGCTTCGACAAGGGGGCCGGCGCCACGCCGACCTTCGAGAACGTGTGGCACGCGGACGTCACCTTCCGGGAGCGGCCCGCGCTCGGCGCCGTGCTCCAGCTGCGCGAGGTGCCGCCCTTCGGCGGAGACACCATGTGGGCGGACATGGCCGCCGCGTACGACAACCTCGCGCAGGAGGTGAAGGACCGTATCGACGGTGCCACGGCCGTGCACGACTTCATCCCGGGCTTCGCCCGCTTCTACGCTCCCGAGCGGCTCGCCCCGTTCCAGGACGCCTTCCCACCGGTGGAGCACCCCGTCGTCCGTACGCATCCGGAGACGGGCCGGAAGCTGCTGTTCGTCAACACCTCCTTCACCACCCGCATCACCGGTCTGCCCCGCGAGGAGAGCGACGAGCTGCTGCGCCACCTCGTACAGCAGGCGCATGTTCCGGAGTACCAGGTGCGCTTCCGCTGGCAGGCCGGGGACATCGCCTTCTGGGACAACCGTGCCACCCAGCACTACGCGGTGAACGACTACGGCGCGCACCGCCGCGTCGCGGAACGCGTCGCCATCGCCGGCGACCGGCCGTACTGA
- a CDS encoding alpha/beta hydrolase codes for MRFALDALFADVPAEQIDEARDFYRSRTAGRGPGTPEELKEVRAKRSAPPAADPPPIEETIETAEGSVPVRIFTPVDGPPRGVYLDIHGGGFYMDSAARGDGRNRALADASHLAVVSVDYRLAPEHPWPAAPDDCEAAALWLVEEADARFGTSRLAIGGSSAGATLALATLLRLRDRGAVGRFTGAALQFGTYDLSARTPAGRRIADEYFIQAYVGHVEDRTVPDISPLYGVLRGLPPTLMVVGSADVLLEDNLALAGRLSAAGNDVELRVYPDSPHGFTAHPTTMARTALSGVESWLRDRITRSSN; via the coding sequence GTGCGATTCGCGCTGGACGCATTGTTCGCCGACGTGCCCGCGGAGCAGATCGACGAAGCTCGCGACTTCTACAGGTCGAGGACGGCCGGCCGCGGCCCCGGCACACCCGAGGAGCTCAAAGAGGTCCGAGCGAAGAGATCTGCTCCTCCTGCCGCCGATCCGCCACCCATCGAGGAGACGATCGAAACCGCGGAAGGGTCCGTCCCTGTGCGGATCTTCACTCCTGTGGACGGGCCGCCGCGGGGCGTCTACCTGGACATACACGGCGGCGGCTTCTACATGGACTCCGCAGCGCGAGGAGACGGACGCAACCGCGCGCTCGCGGACGCTTCGCACCTCGCCGTTGTCAGCGTCGACTACCGGCTGGCCCCTGAGCATCCCTGGCCCGCGGCACCCGACGACTGTGAAGCAGCGGCGCTCTGGCTCGTCGAAGAAGCGGACGCCCGCTTCGGAACATCCCGGCTCGCGATCGGCGGCAGCTCCGCGGGAGCCACACTCGCCCTGGCGACCCTGCTCCGGCTGAGAGACAGAGGTGCCGTCGGCCGATTCACCGGCGCCGCGCTCCAATTCGGTACCTACGACTTGAGCGCACGCACCCCGGCCGGTCGCCGCATCGCGGACGAATACTTCATCCAGGCGTACGTCGGCCATGTGGAAGACCGCACCGTTCCCGACATCTCGCCTCTCTACGGCGTTCTTCGCGGGCTTCCCCCCACGCTGATGGTCGTCGGAAGCGCGGACGTGCTGCTGGAGGACAACCTGGCGCTGGCAGGCCGGTTGTCGGCGGCCGGCAATGACGTCGAGCTCCGGGTCTACCCCGACTCACCCCACGGCTTCACGGCCCACCCCACGACGATGGCCAGGACGGCGCTCAGCGGCGTCGAGTCCTGGCTGCGCGACCGGATCACCCGCTCCTCGAACTGA